One window from the genome of Longimicrobiaceae bacterium encodes:
- a CDS encoding class I SAM-dependent methyltransferase — MPPQTTERATALPAHDEKAAQVRRMFSSIAPRYDLLNHVLSLNVDKLWRRWAVNRLGWERRPEGTYLDNCAGTLDLSVELAKRAGFRGRVVGSDFTYAMLAHGADKTAGVPVAPACADALSLPFADESFDGSTVGFGVRNLADLDAGLRESARVLRRGAKLVILEFTTPAWQPFRGLYMFYFLKMLPLVGRLVSKHNSAYTYLPESVLHFPEPKELAARMERAGFGDVGWKTLSGGIAALHWGTRA, encoded by the coding sequence ATGCCGCCACAAACCACCGAACGCGCCACCGCGCTGCCGGCCCACGACGAGAAGGCGGCGCAGGTGCGCCGGATGTTCTCGTCCATCGCGCCGCGCTACGACCTGCTGAACCACGTCCTCTCGCTGAACGTGGACAAGCTGTGGCGCCGCTGGGCCGTGAACCGGCTGGGCTGGGAGCGCCGCCCGGAGGGAACGTACCTGGACAACTGCGCAGGCACGCTCGACCTCTCCGTGGAGCTGGCGAAGCGCGCGGGGTTCCGCGGACGCGTGGTGGGCAGCGACTTCACGTACGCCATGCTCGCGCACGGGGCGGACAAGACGGCGGGTGTGCCCGTCGCCCCCGCCTGCGCCGACGCGCTCTCGCTCCCGTTCGCGGACGAGAGCTTCGACGGCTCCACCGTCGGCTTCGGCGTGCGCAACCTCGCCGATCTCGACGCCGGGCTGCGCGAGTCCGCGCGGGTGCTGCGGCGCGGGGCGAAGCTGGTCATCCTGGAGTTCACGACGCCCGCATGGCAGCCGTTTCGCGGGCTCTACATGTTCTACTTCCTGAAGATGCTGCCCCTCGTGGGCCGCCTCGTCTCCAAACACAACTCGGCGTACACCTATCTCCCGGAATCCGTGCTGCACTTCCCGGAGCCGAAGGAGCTCGCGGCGCGCATGGAGCGCGCGGGCTTCGGCGACGTGGGGTGGAAGACGCTCTCCGGCGGGATCGCGGCGCTGCACTGGGGGACGCGAGCCTGA
- a CDS encoding sigma-70 family RNA polymerase sigma factor, with translation MNPTEPTDHELVVRAQKGSQTAYRELLGRYQRPVFSLIYRMVRDRELAEDLAQETFVRVFNNIDRYDPRFKFSSWIFKIATNLTIDSMRKKEPKTVSIDGSRYATSNDEVEATTITVISDDENPEELLEAKELGEEIEQAIGKLRPEYRTAILLRHVDGRPYEEIAEIMALPLGTVKTYIHRARNELRGNLQHLRVA, from the coding sequence TTGAACCCGACCGAACCGACCGACCACGAACTCGTCGTCCGCGCCCAGAAGGGCAGCCAGACGGCTTACCGGGAGCTTCTCGGGCGTTACCAGCGCCCGGTGTTCTCGCTCATCTACCGCATGGTCCGGGACAGGGAGCTGGCCGAAGACCTCGCGCAGGAGACCTTCGTGCGCGTGTTCAACAACATCGACCGCTACGACCCGCGCTTCAAGTTCAGCAGCTGGATCTTCAAGATCGCCACCAACCTGACCATCGACTCCATGCGCAAGAAGGAGCCGAAGACGGTCTCGATAGACGGCTCGCGGTACGCGACGTCGAACGACGAGGTGGAGGCGACCACGATCACGGTGATCTCGGACGACGAGAACCCCGAGGAGCTGCTGGAGGCCAAGGAGCTGGGCGAGGAGATCGAGCAGGCCATCGGCAAGCTGCGGCCCGAGTACCGCACGGCCATCCTCCTGCGCCACGTGGACGGGCGCCCGTACGAGGAGATCGCCGAGATCATGGCGCTGCCGCTGGGCACGGTGAAGACGTACATCCACCGCGCCCGGAATGAGCTCCGCGGCAACCTCCAGCACCTGAGGGTCGCGTGA
- a CDS encoding polymer-forming cytoskeletal protein — protein sequence MRADRFKYPLLTAGLTLALGAAALGAQDTLAPAQSAVASPRVSGDRLGFGGTVVSRGETVDGDVVSAVGDVRVEGHVRGDVTVGRGNLLVEPGASIDGDATVSAGNLSNHGTIRGSARVASGKLVNWGRVLGEMRAEDAPRATMGQPHAAGTTALHVRRTFLGRMGDGLAGLVSTLAFAMVLAAIGAALVFYALPRVEKVGDVVRTSTLRAGAVGLAAAFLAIPVGLALMVALAFSIVGIPLIFLAVPLYMLALAGAGAMGLVAVAHAIGERTAEQRGSFETLHRNAYTYVFTGLGVLLAPLAAAHLLQMTGFLGVLGDILQFFAVMLVWAAAIVGFGAVVMTRAGGWADRLRWRRYDPIFDADPVFDSTPGARAGHV from the coding sequence ATGCGAGCTGATCGGTTCAAGTACCCGCTCCTCACCGCGGGCCTCACGCTGGCGCTGGGCGCGGCGGCGCTGGGCGCCCAGGACACGCTGGCCCCTGCGCAATCTGCCGTGGCGTCGCCCCGCGTGTCCGGCGACCGCCTGGGCTTCGGCGGCACGGTCGTCTCGCGCGGCGAGACGGTGGACGGCGACGTGGTCTCGGCCGTGGGCGACGTCCGGGTGGAGGGCCACGTGCGCGGCGACGTGACGGTGGGCCGCGGCAACCTGCTCGTGGAGCCCGGCGCCTCCATCGACGGCGACGCCACGGTGAGCGCGGGCAACCTCTCCAACCACGGCACCATTCGCGGCAGCGCTCGCGTGGCCAGCGGCAAGCTGGTGAACTGGGGCCGCGTGCTGGGCGAGATGCGGGCGGAGGACGCGCCCCGCGCCACCATGGGCCAGCCCCACGCGGCGGGTACCACGGCGCTGCACGTGCGGCGCACGTTCCTGGGCCGCATGGGCGACGGCCTGGCCGGCCTGGTCTCCACCCTCGCCTTCGCGATGGTGCTGGCGGCCATCGGCGCGGCGCTGGTGTTCTACGCCCTGCCCCGCGTGGAGAAGGTGGGCGACGTGGTCCGGACCTCCACGCTGCGCGCCGGGGCCGTGGGCCTGGCGGCGGCGTTCCTCGCCATCCCCGTGGGCCTCGCCCTGATGGTGGCGCTCGCGTTCAGCATCGTGGGCATCCCCCTCATCTTCCTGGCCGTTCCGCTGTACATGCTGGCGCTGGCGGGTGCCGGGGCGATGGGGCTGGTCGCGGTGGCGCACGCCATCGGCGAGCGGACGGCGGAGCAGCGCGGCTCGTTCGAGACGCTGCACCGCAACGCGTACACCTACGTCTTCACCGGCCTGGGCGTGCTGCTGGCCCCGCTGGCGGCGGCGCACCTCCTCCAGATGACGGGCTTCCTGGGCGTGCTGGGCGACATCCTGCAGTTCTTCGCGGTGATGCTGGTGTGGGCCGCGGCCATCGTCGGGTTCGGCGCGGTGGTGATGACGCGCGCCGGCGGCTGGGCGGACCGTCTGCGCTGGCGCCGCTACGACCCCATCTTCGACGCGGACCCGGTGTTCGACTCCACGCCCGGCGCGAGGGCGGGCCATGTTTGA
- a CDS encoding toast rack family protein, whose translation MFDTFRSRAAAALAVGALLGATQPAHAQTWRTVTSARQRGAEKALAVHVQYGAGHLTVSPASAGLLYRFEMRYDEDKVRPLTEYSAASGTLRLGMEQRDREGIRGIKRESRAAVSLSPEVPTALRLEFGAGDADLDLGGLSLSDVDISTGASETRISFGAPNRIAARRVKMAAGAASLNVSGLGNTGAPRFEFEGGMGHTTLDFGGRWTHSASATVEMGVGSVTLRLPRALGVRVTKDSFLSSFDGAGMVKRGDAWYSRNWATAPYKLTVDIDAALGSIDVVWID comes from the coding sequence ATGTTTGACACTTTCCGCTCCCGTGCTGCGGCGGCCCTCGCGGTGGGCGCGCTGCTGGGCGCCACGCAGCCGGCGCACGCGCAGACCTGGCGCACGGTGACGTCCGCCCGCCAGCGCGGGGCTGAGAAGGCGCTGGCCGTGCACGTGCAGTACGGCGCGGGGCACCTTACCGTATCGCCCGCGTCCGCCGGGCTGCTCTACCGGTTCGAGATGCGGTACGACGAGGACAAGGTGCGCCCGCTCACCGAGTACAGCGCCGCCTCGGGCACGCTGCGGCTGGGGATGGAGCAGCGCGACCGCGAGGGCATCCGCGGCATCAAGCGCGAATCCCGCGCGGCGGTGTCGCTCAGCCCGGAGGTGCCCACCGCGCTCCGGCTGGAGTTCGGGGCGGGCGATGCGGACCTGGACCTGGGCGGCCTGTCGCTCAGCGACGTGGACATCTCCACCGGCGCGAGCGAGACGCGGATCAGCTTCGGCGCGCCCAACCGGATCGCGGCGCGGCGGGTGAAGATGGCGGCGGGCGCGGCGAGCCTGAACGTGTCGGGCCTGGGCAACACCGGCGCGCCGCGCTTCGAGTTCGAGGGCGGGATGGGGCACACCACGCTCGACTTCGGCGGGCGGTGGACGCACAGCGCGTCGGCCACGGTGGAGATGGGTGTGGGGTCGGTGACGCTGCGGCTGCCGCGGGCGCTGGGCGTGCGCGTGACCAAGGACTCGTTCCTGAGCAGCTTCGACGGGGCGGGGATGGTGAAGCGGGGCGACGCGTGGTACTCGCGCAACTGGGCCACGGCGCCGTACAAGCTGACGGTGGACATCGATGCCGCGCTCGGCTCGATCGACGTCGTCTGGATCGACTGA
- a CDS encoding Mrp/NBP35 family ATP-binding protein, whose amino-acid sequence MTNTERDQVLRRVAAALTQVVHPVSGDDVVSSGRVRELDVTEDGTVRFRFALQADDPGNLVRQARGAVEKVAGVQKVKIDIALPAAGSVQTKAQQNKSPLRPGSVPAPTPNANLLPGVDRIVAVSSGKGGVGKSTVAVNLATALAGAGKRVGVLDADIYGPNIPLMFGERRKPAVTGAKGAEKIAPLVAHGVKLMSLGFLLEDEQPAIMRGPMIAGILKQFLEQVEWGELDVLVVDMPPGTGDAQLSLVQTIRVDGVVMVTTPQDASTGDVLRAIKMFERTNTRVLGIVENMSGFVCPCCGERYEIFGRAGGTRLSQQTGVEFLGEVPLEMHVRQGGDAGLPAVLGEPESPAGIALREIAEKVAERLASA is encoded by the coding sequence TTGACCAACACCGAGCGTGACCAGGTGCTGCGGCGCGTGGCCGCCGCGCTGACCCAGGTGGTGCACCCCGTGAGCGGCGACGACGTGGTCTCGTCCGGCCGCGTGCGCGAGCTGGACGTGACCGAAGACGGCACCGTGCGCTTCCGCTTCGCCCTCCAGGCCGACGACCCCGGCAACCTCGTGCGCCAGGCCCGCGGCGCGGTGGAGAAGGTGGCCGGCGTGCAGAAGGTGAAGATCGACATCGCTCTGCCCGCCGCGGGGAGCGTGCAGACGAAGGCGCAGCAGAATAAATCGCCGCTCCGGCCCGGCTCTGTGCCTGCGCCCACACCAAACGCGAACCTGCTGCCGGGCGTGGACCGCATCGTCGCCGTCAGCTCGGGCAAGGGCGGGGTGGGGAAGAGCACCGTGGCCGTGAACCTCGCCACCGCGCTCGCGGGCGCGGGCAAGCGCGTGGGCGTGCTGGACGCCGACATCTACGGCCCCAACATCCCCCTGATGTTCGGCGAGCGTCGCAAGCCCGCCGTGACGGGCGCGAAGGGCGCGGAGAAGATCGCGCCGCTCGTGGCGCACGGCGTCAAGCTGATGAGCCTGGGCTTCCTGCTGGAAGACGAGCAGCCCGCCATCATGCGCGGGCCCATGATCGCCGGCATCCTCAAGCAGTTCCTGGAGCAGGTGGAGTGGGGCGAGCTGGACGTGCTGGTGGTCGACATGCCGCCCGGCACGGGCGACGCGCAGCTCTCCCTCGTGCAGACCATCCGGGTGGACGGCGTGGTCATGGTCACCACCCCGCAGGACGCATCCACGGGCGACGTGCTTCGGGCGATCAAGATGTTCGAGCGAACCAACACGCGCGTGCTGGGGATCGTGGAGAACATGAGCGGCTTCGTCTGCCCGTGCTGCGGCGAGCGCTACGAGATCTTCGGGCGCGCGGGCGGCACGCGCCTGTCGCAGCAGACCGGCGTGGAGTTCCTGGGCGAGGTGCCGCTGGAGATGCACGTGCGCCAGGGCGGCGACGCCGGCCTCCCCGCCGTCCTCGGCGAGCCGGAGTCCCCCGCCGGCATCGCCCTCCGCGAGATCGCCGAGAAGGTCGCCGAACGCCTCGCATCCGCCTAG